The Trueperaceae bacterium DNA segment CGCCGACGCTGCTGCTGCAGCTAACCCGCTCCGGAGGTGGCGCGCGCCGTGGCGAGGCCAAGGACGGCGCCCGGTGCAGCCTCACCCAAGGGGCTCGCCTCCGGGCGTGCGTGCAGCACGGCCGCCGTCACGAGCCATTCGGCGTTCACCGGTGCCGCGGTCAGTTCGGAGTAGCGGTAGGCGGAGACCCGGAGTTCCGTGATCGACCCCTCGGCTCTGGTCTCGACCCGCAACCAGTGGTCGGCCGGGACCAGGAGCCAATGGTCGAACTTGTCTTCCGCGGCCTGGGTGATGGCGATGTCCTTGGAGGCGTACCTCAAGTCGACGCTCCCGGACTCCGAGTACGTCCTGCCGTGCACCCGGTAGAGGAGCGGTTCGCGTTCCCTGCCCCAGGTCGCGGCGCTGACGTCGTCGGGTAGTCCGGGACGTGAGAAGAGCACCTTGTCGTCGATGAGCCGGGCCCCCGCGGCGGAAACGACCGGGCTGTCCAGCCACACCTCGCCCGCGACCAGCACTTGCCTCTCACCCACCGCCGGGGCGCGGCTGCCGACCTCAGTGCTTACTCCAGCTCCGAGTGAGGCCAGGACCGACGAGCCTGCGGGCGTGGCAGCCTGCGCCAGGGTCGCCTGGTACAGCCGTCGCGTACCTTCCGGAACGAGCTCCAGGACCATGCGCCTGGCCAGCTCACTGGCGAAGACCCAACCGGTGCGCGTGAAGCGCAACCAGCCCCCCTCCTCCAACTCGGGCAGCTTGTCGCCCAGCCCGGCGGCCAGGAGCGCCGCGGTGCTGAGTTCGCCGGCGGCAGTGCTCACGAGTTCGAGCGCGGAGCGCGCGCCCGGGCTCAGCTTCCGGGCCTCCAACGCGAGGCTCGCCCGTACGGTCAGCGGTACGGGTAGGGGCCGATCGGCTGCGATCTGCCCGGCCTCGGCGAGCTTGAGGAGCTCCCCAAGGTAGCGGTGGTTGCCCAGGGAAGCCAGGTAATACCGGGCGCGTTGCGTGAACCCGAGGGCGGTGGGGAACAGCGGTTTGGCGTCCCACCACTGGAGCGGGGGCAGGCACACGAAGCGCAGTCGTTCGGGCACGACGGCCGCGCGGAGCCGCAGGATGACCTCGGGCTCGGTGCCGAAGGCCGAGCGCGCGAGCACCCAGAGCCGCTCCTCCCCCCGCGCCACCGCCGCGGCGAGGTCCTCGGAGCCGGGGTCCG contains these protein-coding regions:
- a CDS encoding ATP-binding protein, with protein sequence MELTHRSTYPAPPAELSTRGTARLEIRGERVRVRRKGLALLYYLALEGPATRQKLAHMLWGHGQALQNLRVELHRLRDTLGPLGRALFTDALDPLSLAPGVLAVSAGVGEPLEGLDDISPDYQEWLERQRIKAGSVAPTSPRIDLVESLSHGIALPHVVILSGEPGSGRRSVARDLAGRLRLPFVVGTGGAAPSVNYIDLTDPGSEDLAAAVARGEERLWVLARSAFGTEPEVILRLRAAVVPERLRFVCLPPLQWWDAKPLFPTALGFTQRARYYLASLGNHRYLGELLKLAEAGQIAADRPLPVPLTVRASLALEARKLSPGARSALELVSTAAGELSTAALLAAGLGDKLPELEEGGWLRFTRTGWVFASELARRMVLELVPEGTRRLYQATLAQAATPAGSSVLASLGAGVSTEVGSRAPAVGERQVLVAGEVWLDSPVVSAAGARLIDDKVLFSRPGLPDDVSAATWGREREPLLYRVHGRTYSESGSVDLRYASKDIAITQAAEDKFDHWLLVPADHWLRVETRAEGSITELRVSAYRYSELTAAPVNAEWLVTAAVLHARPEASPLGEAAPGAVLGLATARATSGAG